A genomic region of Ictidomys tridecemlineatus isolate mIctTri1 chromosome 10, mIctTri1.hap1, whole genome shotgun sequence contains the following coding sequences:
- the LOC106144700 gene encoding transmembrane epididymal protein 1 isoform X3 produces MGGFEGHLYPGLSLFLYGLYQAQLVSRAFICNSRVQYPPCRPWDQGRWARLRQIYYIGPMKILSAFILVAQELNSVHGQLVLISKMYHQRDFLYRKQWQHLTLYLTFFLTGCADTVSQNLMPQRCVALEQGTQALGIFLFLPLMVSHMQDTEGVELQFHILLTQAMFLLTVVVTAELWAPNAMLIWTMKAFLYMITGSWLVQIGFMLFKPISGYKWMDDDKNDIAFATTFFCWHVVFNASLMIWIYGFSFLWYCYIFIKD; encoded by the coding sequence ATGGGAGGCTTTGAGGGTCATCTGTACCCAGGGCTGTCTCTGTTCCTCTATGGACTTTACCAGGCACAGCTCGTCTCTAGGGCCTTCATCTGCAACTCCCGTGTCCAATATCCACCATGTCGCCCTTGGGACCAAGGGAGATGGGCAAGGCTACGGCAGATCTATTACATTGGCCCCATGAAGATCCTAAGCGCCTTCATTTTAGTAGCCCAAGAGTTGAACAGCGTGCACGGACAGCTGGTTCTTATCAGCAAGATGTATCACCAGAGAGACTTTCTGTACCGCAAACAGTGGCAGCACCTCACTCTCTATTTGACCTTCTTCCTGACGGGGTGTGCAGATACGGTGAGCCAGAACCTGATGCCCCAGAGGTGTGTGGCTCTGGAGCAAGGCACCCAAGCCCTGGGCATCTTTCTGTTTCTGCCCCTGATGGTGTCTCACATGCAGGACACAGAAGGAGTAGAACTGCAGTTTCACATCCTGCTCACCCAGGCCATGTTCCTGCTAACGGTGGTAGTGACTGCAGAGCTCTGGGCTCCCAATGCCATGCTGATATGGACAATGAAGGCCTTTTTGTACATGATCACAGGCTCTTGGTTGGTACAGATAGGCTTTATGTTGTTCAAGCCAATCTCTGGCTATAAATGGATGGATGATGACAAAAATGACATAGCCTTTGCCACCACTTTCTTCTGCTGGCATGTGGTCTTCAATGCCAGTTTGATGATCTGGATCTATGGCTTCTCTTTTTTGTGGTATTGctacatttttattaaagacTGA